In Chanodichthys erythropterus isolate Z2021 chromosome 18, ASM2448905v1, whole genome shotgun sequence, the following are encoded in one genomic region:
- the hivep2b gene encoding transcription factor HIVEP2, giving the protein MEAAKTSGEAECSEQIISFKDDEKHLPSEMTQRGQSSGSEDKIRLVEQPQTPAVSPSPSMESQVLASGNILTSKSREQCHIQLRRKNVPLPNKRYLQSEYELLSEGLHKKEQKSIKTGKYVCQYCGRACAKPSVLKKHIRSHTGERPYPCIPCGFSFKTKSNLYKHRKSHTHAVKAGLVSFSEQDSKNMDEELTVAEGEMRFDAEQSSDTDEEVVEDLSLDTTSHIKDTEGFVQKKGGKLAKKEAMCSAQTLVKKETGSSGKVSLWQFREMTAPAAIAQVEQMVEFSSIKQRLALRLSEKKSQDSDQSLSLPSSYSKGSTDSGYFSRSESAEQQFSQSSASAKSYQEIMFGKCYKPTTRPKQSITVQTCMTDINEATSSFMITLNKGMMPGDTASSIHRGKKDLVRSIKIDSESFQEEDYQECQNPSSDFLETASESSIFLRSNSLPTSTNSNLNSPEGLRSSNSFDERMTGADVTYRGAMGMRRLMRQAAFEHSANEGHAESDCYAHLACSLKSDLKIHSIDDSKMGAENCQETDLCSISPSYLSENSTRKRRKNKNFMEEEDFHIQVKPSGHSEEPEIKQTTLDTAYSETERRAGSNVISVIQHTNSLNRLNSSEKQSDVRSYPLEKTYKFMEKEHSMEGHRTEGVDWQWGVASSFLHQKLHMPPSQPSIQVPEIRVTVEPDRPEKVPDVGVKQKEKHTEEFQWPQRSETLSQFPMEKLPPKKKRLRLAEMECSSGESSFESACTSLSRSPSQDSNLSHSSSFSQSLDREETLNLVSHSNLDEFNKPLEFLSVPGSSQSHHREMRRSASEQAPYKLPSEVPEFRSKSFDYGSLSPSLTSRQEEVKERRRAFLVRQASLSGEPETQGGTVSDEMSKRTNSPSKSFTPEGSIEKMTYSLISGSPFPQHKQYSPVQSQYVKPNVCNVHDMDSVMLLIKKEPEESNASESYINLRKPQEDCSQSLGNVLSTIAVLSQAQQALASQSTSSLLVPVRIQMQVPSYGNITYTSISHILDSQTNNPISCIEHKTSSCQSLAIVMTQNNVGCELSSVSGHPRRLLRSPQASPAKLNTGIPLSLTSKTISTTEAPSGGANKRMLSPASSIELFTEAKQQKRVKDENIYGQIVEELSAVELGNLEGEKESHKKGFQSESTPEPCEPTEVVDMDDASQDIYSNPKLQSSARIPQDAAMMEFKPTSEHMVASYRSGSGIGAMPSAITGALLFSKFPGLHTTTCVSWCYLNSTKPNSTQTVAHFSEYASWFVRCHNPNPPHLSTGMVLALLRSKQGRQNAIYSIATMHQPGVLVTSTPWRPKQEQVTPDYREEDTKQEVRIRDISQRCKSLREDVASTIRQAEPVRVKIFEGGYKSNEEYVYVRGRGRGKYICEECGIRCKKPSMLKKHIRTHTDVRPYMCKCCNFAFKTKGNLTKHMKSKAHMKKCLELGVSPTAMDNTEDADDTQKSSGIMPLETTIKHQFSDVEDSDGVDDDEPDDDEDDECDGDSTPKTLSRSTSPQSYAVNKPCLSACLPKHFYPNRNLPKEQLEISSQSLEDDLTFEQSSSSFESCPPQLLSPCWDSPRQRYISPRGNLSPHRHPLSCRELSPLRAISPRRDLSIRGDFSPVRQLSPVRPTGSDPSGQRAQSPLGRQKGVLRAVSPRRGSYQHRTLMDLGRSVRFQASPLRPIIGVHSDTGMDQGDTPQNLYVPVGLCSSKNLSTNLQPDIFSHLPLHSQGQVPTPVPMIPIGGLRMPSTSISGAAGERNSLPSIPQGNILETANSGRTSAPVLDPGVAYSGEIATTSTGLQSKDDKKEESVYICAKAIASLRITSEDAADKPPKS; this is encoded by the exons ATGGAGGCTGCTAAAACCTCAGGTGAAGCGGAATGTTCCGAACAGATTATCAGTTTCAAAGATGATGAAAAACACTTGCCATCTGAGATGACCCAAAGAGGCCAATCCTCTGGCTCAGAGGACAAAATAAGACTTGTGGAGCAACCCCAGACCCCAGCTGTAAGTCCATCTCCTAGTATGGAGTCACAGGTCCTTGCTTCAGGAAATATTCTTACCTCAAAATCTCGAGAACAGTGTCACATCCAGCTCAGGAGGAAGAACGTTCCTCTACCAAACAAACGATATCTTCAGTCGGAATATGAGCTGCTGTCAGAGGGCCTTCACAAAAAGGAGCAGAAGTCTATTAAGACTGGGAAGTATGTATGCCAGTATTGTGGGAGAGCTTGTGCCAAACCCAGCGTACTAAAGAAGCACATCCGTTCTCATACTGGCGAACGACCATATCCGTGTATTCCTTGCGGTTTCTCATTTAAAACTAAGAGCAACCTGTACAAACACAGAAAATCTCACACCCATGCAGTGAAAGCAGGATTggtttcattttcagaacaagACAGCAAGAATATGGATGAGGAGTTGACTGTGGCAGAGGGTGAGATGCGTTTTGATGCTGAGCAGAGCAGTGACACAGATGAAGAAGTTGTGGAGGACTTGTCCTTGGATACAACAAGCCATATCAAAGACACAGAGGGTTTCGTGCAAAAAAAAGGAGGGAAACTTGCAAAAAAGGAAGCAATGTGCTCTGCTCAGACTTTAGTCAAAAAGGAAACAGGATCATCAGGAAAAGTATCTTTATGGCAGTTCAGGGAAATGACGGCACCTGCGGCTATTGCTCAGGTGGAGCAAATGGTTGAATTCTCCTCCATCAAGCAAAGACTGGCACTTCGGCTTTCGGAGAAGAAAAGTCAAGACTCTGATCAGTCTCTTTCCCTGCCCAGTTCATACAGTAAAGGCAGCACTGATTCAGGATACTTCTCACGCTCTGAGAGTGCCGAGCAACAGTTCAGCCAGTCGAGTGCAAGTGCCAAATCGTATCAAGAAATTATGTTTGGGAAATGTTATAAACCAACGACCAGGCCAAAGCAATCAATCACTGTACAAACGTGCATGACAGACATAAATGAAGCCACATCTAGCTTCATGATTACATTGAACAAAGGCATGATGCCTGGTGACACAGCCTCCTCCATTCATAGAGGCAAAAAAGACCTAGTTCGATCAATAAAAATTGATTCAGAGTCCTTCCAAGAGGAAGATTACCAAGAATGTCAAAACCCTAGCTCTGACTTTCTGGAAACGGCATCAGAGAGTAGTATATTCTTGCGCAGTAATTCTCTTCCAACCTCAACCAATTCGAATCTAAATTCACCAGAAGGGCTAAGAAGCAGTAATTCATTTGATGAGAGAATGACAGGTGCTGATGTCACATACCGGGGTGCAATGGGTATGAGGAGACTCATGCGGCAAGCCGCGTTTGAGCACTCCGCTAACGAAGGACATGCAGAATCAGACTGCTATGCTCATCTGGCTTGTAGCTTAAAATCTGACCTGAAAATTCACAGCATAGATGATTCCAAAATGGGTGCAGAAAACTGTCAAGAAACTGATCTATGCTCCATTTCTCCAAGCTATTTATCTGAAAATTCTACAAGGAAacgaagaaaaaacaaaaatttcatGGAGGAAGAAGACTTTCATATCCAAGTCAAGCCTTCTGGACACTCAGAGGAAcctgaaataaagcaaactaCTTTAGACACTGCCTATTCTGAGACTGAGAGAAGGGCTGGCAGCAATGTTATCTCTGTCATTCAGCACACAAATTCATTAAACAGGCTAAACTCTTCAGAAAAGCAGAGTGATGTTAGATCATATCCCTTAGAAAAAACTTACAAATTCATGGAAAAGGAGCATAGCATGGAGGGACACAGGACAGAAGGAGTAGACTGGCAATGGGGAGTTGCCAGCAGTTTTCTGCACCAGAAACTTCATATGCCACCATCTCAGCCTAGTATCCAAGTTCCAGAGATAAGAGTAACTGTGGAGCCTGACAGACCGGAAAAGGTTCCGGATGTAGGGGTCAAGCAGAAGGAAAAACACACTGAAGAGTTCCAGTGGCCACAGAGGAGTGAAACTCTGTCACAGTTTCCAATGGAGAAACTACCACCCAAAAAGAAACGCTTGAGATTAGCAGAGATGGAATGTTCTTCTGGAGAATCTAGTTTTGAATCTGCTTGCACAAGTCTGTCCAGAAGCCCGAGTCAAGATAGCAATTTGTCTCACAGCTCAAGTTTTTCCCAGTCCCTCGACAGAGAGGAGACCCTTAACCTTGTGTCCCATTCCAACCTTGATGAGTTTAATAAGCCTTTGGAGTTCTTATCTGTGCCAGGAAGTTCACAGAGTCATCACAGAGAGATGAGACGTTCTGCTTCAGAGCAGGCACCCTATAAATTACCCTCGGAGGTTCCAGAATTTCGAAGCAAGTCTTTTGATTATGGCAGTCTTTCTCCTTCATTGACATCTAGGCAGGAGGAAGTTAAAGAGCGTAGAAGGGCCTTTTTGGTTAGGCAGGCATCATTAAGTGGTGAACCCGAGACTCAAGGTGGCACAGTGTCAGATGAAATGAGCAAGAGAACAAACTCACCAAGCAAATCATTTACACCTGAGGGATCTATTGAGAAAATGACATACTCTTTGATTTCTGGTAGTCCTTTTCCACAACACAAACAGTATAGCCCAGTGCAATCTCAATATGTTAAACCAAATGTTTGCAATGTTCATGACATGGATAGTGTAATGCTTCTAATTAAGAAAGAACCTGAAGAATCCAATGCATCTGAATCTTATATTAATTTAAGAAAACCCCAGGAAGATTGTTCCCAGAGTTTAGGCAATGTTTTGTCAACGATAGCAGTGCTTTCACAAGCTCAGCAAGCATTAGCCAGTCAAAGCACATCCAGCTTGTTAGTTCCTGTCAGAATTCAGATGCAAGTACCATCTTATGGAAACATAACGTACACTAGCATATCTCATATTCTAGATTCTCAAACAAACAATCCTATATCATGCATAGAACACAAAACATCCTCCTGTCAAAGTCTTGCCATTGTCATGACACAAAATAATGTAGGTTGTGAACTGTCTTCAGTATCAGGGCACCCTAGGCGACTACTGCGCAGCCCACAGGCATCACCAGCAAAGCTTAATACAGGCATACCTCTATCATTAACCTCCAAAACCATCTCAACTACAGAGGCCCCCAGTGGTGGAGCAAACAAGCGCATGCTCTCACCTGCAAGTAGCATCGAACTCTTCACTGAAGCAAAACAGCAAAAGCGAGTCAAAGATGAGAACATTTATGGCCAGATTGTTGAAGAGCTTAGTGCTGTTGAGTTAGGAAATCTTGAAGGTGAAAAAGAAAGTCACAAGAAAGGTTTCCAATCAGAAAGCACCCCAGAGCCATGTGAGCCCACGGAGGTGGTAGATATGGATGATGCCAGCCAAGACATTTACAGTAATCCAAAGTTACAGTCTTCTGCCAGAATTCCTCAAGATGCTGCTATGATGGAGTTTAAACCAACATCTGAACACATGGTAGCTAGTTATCGTTCTGGTTCTGGTATAGGTGCAATGCCCTCTGCAATCACTGGTGCTTTACTGTTCTCCAAGTTTCCAGGTCTTCACACTACTACATGTGTGAGCTGGTGCTATCTCAACTCCACTAAGCCAAATAGCACCCAAACAGTTGCTCATTTCTCGGAGTATGCTTCATGGTTTGTGAGATGCCATAACCCTAACCCACCCCACCTTAGCACTGGGATGGTTCTTGCTCTTCTCCGATCCAAACAGGGGAGGCAGAATGCTATTTATTCAATCGCTACCATGCATCAGCCTGGAGTACTTGTGACCTCCACCCCCTGGAGACCGAAGCAAGAACAA GTAACTCCAGACTACAGAGAGGAAGATACAAAACAGGAAGTGAGGATAAGAGACATAAGCCAGAGGTGCAAATCTTTACGAGAGGACGTTGCATCTACCATACGGCAAGCAGAACCAGTTCGTGTGAAGATTTTTGAAGGAGG GTACAAGTCTAATGAGGAATATGTGTATGTGAGGGGCCGTGGTCGGGGAAAGTATATATGTGAAGAGTGTGGCATTCGTTGTAAGAAGCCAAGCATGCTCAAGAAACACATACGAACGCACACGGATGTGCGACCCTACATGTGCAAGTGCTGCAACTTTGCTTTTAAAACTAAAG GGAATCTCACCAAGCATATGAAGTCAAAAGCTCACATGAAAAAATGCCTTGAACTTGGAGTTTCACCCACAGCCATGGACAATACAGAGGATGCTG ATGACACCCAGAAGTCCTCTGGCATCATGCCATTGGAAACAACCATTAAACATCAGTTCTCAGATGTGGAAGACTCTGATGGGGTCGATGATGATGAACCAGacgatgatgaagatgatgaatgTGATGGTGATTCTACACCAAAAACGCTGTCCAGAAGCACAAGTCCTCAGTCCTATGCAGTCAACAAACcatgtctgtctgcctgtctccCTAAACACTTTTACCCAAACCGCAATCTACCGAAGGAACAGCTTGAAATTTCCTCTCAGAGTCTTGAGGATGACCTGACCTTTGAGCAGTCAAGCAGCTCCTTTGAGTCTTGTCCACCTCAGCTGCTGTCGCCTTGTTGGGATTCACCTCGCCAGCGGTACATATCCCCAAGAGGAAATCTCTCGCCACATCGTCACCCGTTGTCATGCCGTGAATTGTCTCCTTTAAGAGCCATTTCTCCAAGGAGAGATCTGAGCATAAGAGGGGATTTTTCACCCGTCCGGCAGCTGTCACCTGTAAGACCTACAGGTTCAGACCCATCGGGGCAGCGAGCACAGTCTCCGCTGGGTCGACAAAAAGGGGTGCTCAGGGCCGTGTCTCCACGGAGGGGGTCTTATCAGCACAGGACCCTCATGGATCTGGGAAGGAGTGTGAGATTTCAAGCTTCTCCCCTTAGACCAATCATCGGAGTTCACTCAGACACGGGAATG